In Gloeocapsa sp. DLM2.Bin57, one genomic interval encodes:
- a CDS encoding EAL domain-containing protein, translated as NPETYAKTTLPSQEYLSNFQEISQEDLLRLASFPELSPNPIIEVNYQGEITYINSAARFQLKNIKKILDGLIKETQSKQGGLIRKEIQVENRYYDQYIHYLAEKKLIRVYLFDVTERRQTEEALQASEARYRAVVRQVAEGICLVDVATGKIIEANSAYCQLLGYDLTQIQLINFVDIIEYPQTFSEKLQEVINNNLDFWGEVIHRRQDGCLIEVEMSISLIYYQNQQIFCCTVRDITQRKRNEQLLAYQAFHDDLTGLANRKFFEVQLNSILSNAQTNNSSIAVMFLDIDHFKNINDTLGHTIGDELLKAFAERLKSCVRSNDIISRWGGDEFTILISNINQREDVINLAQRILKSLEQPFNLSKHLLYVKSSIGIALYPEDGEDGENLVKNADIALYRAKNEGRNNYRCYTSIMSSEISALLALENQIAQALNNQQLSLYYQPRVNIKTNSITAIEAEVLWQHPEQGLVSLQPFLPHLEETEQIIPLRDWLIETACKQSQQWQLRGLPLIPVSLSLSSRQLRQSNLVEKVQEILQQTKLAANLLELEVNEQILLKDIDMSSEILNKLIEIGIRICVDDFGTSYHFIRYLRKFLFHTLKIDQSLIQELPDNPQESGIIAAMITLGNSFNMNVVAQGIEKPEQLAILRQLDCQEMQGNLFSHPLSIIEVTDLLVKGLELTKQ; from the coding sequence TAACCCCGAAACTTATGCTAAAACCACTCTACCCTCTCAAGAATATTTAAGCAACTTTCAAGAAATTAGTCAAGAAGACTTACTCAGATTAGCATCTTTTCCCGAACTTAGTCCAAATCCCATTATTGAAGTTAACTATCAAGGAGAAATTACCTATATTAATTCAGCAGCTAGATTTCAATTAAAAAATATTAAGAAAATTTTAGATGGATTAATTAAAGAAACCCAAAGTAAACAAGGAGGATTAATTAGAAAAGAGATTCAGGTGGAAAATAGATATTATGATCAATATATCCACTATTTAGCAGAAAAAAAACTAATCAGAGTATATTTATTTGATGTAACCGAACGTCGTCAAACAGAAGAAGCCTTACAAGCTAGTGAAGCTCGTTATAGAGCAGTTGTCAGACAAGTAGCTGAGGGGATTTGTTTAGTAGATGTAGCTACAGGAAAAATCATCGAAGCTAATAGTGCTTATTGTCAATTATTAGGATATGATCTAACTCAAATACAATTAATTAATTTTGTCGATATTATTGAATATCCCCAGACTTTCTCAGAAAAATTGCAAGAAGTTATTAATAATAATCTGGATTTTTGGGGAGAAGTAATACATCGTCGTCAGGATGGTTGCTTGATAGAAGTAGAAATGAGTATCAGTTTAATTTACTATCAAAATCAACAAATTTTTTGTTGTACAGTCAGAGATATAACCCAAAGAAAACGCAACGAACAACTATTAGCATATCAAGCTTTTCACGATGACTTAACAGGATTAGCTAATCGTAAATTCTTTGAAGTGCAACTTAATTCTATTTTAAGTAATGCTCAAACCAATAATAGCTCCATCGCGGTAATGTTTTTAGATATAGACCATTTTAAGAATATTAACGATACATTAGGACACACAATAGGAGATGAGTTACTTAAAGCTTTTGCAGAGCGACTCAAATCTTGTGTACGTTCTAATGATATAATTAGTCGTTGGGGAGGAGATGAATTTACGATTCTAATTTCTAATATTAATCAGAGAGAAGACGTAATTAACTTAGCCCAAAGAATCCTCAAATCCCTAGAACAACCTTTTAACTTATCAAAGCATTTACTCTATGTTAAAAGTAGTATTGGTATTGCACTCTATCCCGAAGATGGAGAAGATGGAGAAAATCTGGTTAAAAACGCTGACATAGCTTTATATCGAGCTAAAAACGAAGGAAGAAACAACTATAGATGTTATACAAGCATCATGAGTTCGGAAATCTCCGCATTACTAGCTTTAGAAAATCAAATCGCTCAAGCTTTAAACAATCAACAATTGTCTCTCTACTATCAACCCAGAGTTAATATCAAAACCAATAGCATTACAGCTATTGAAGCAGAGGTATTATGGCAACATCCAGAACAAGGTTTAGTATCTTTACAACCATTTCTCCCCCATTTAGAAGAAACAGAGCAAATTATCCCTTTACGAGACTGGTTAATTGAAACCGCTTGTAAACAGAGTCAGCAATGGCAACTTCGGGGGTTACCTTTAATTCCTGTTTCTCTTTCCCTATCTTCGCGACAACTACGTCAGTCAAATTTAGTAGAAAAAGTCCAAGAAATCCTTCAACAGACTAAATTAGCTGCTAATCTGCTGGAATTAGAGGTTAACGAACAAATACTCCTCAAAGATATCGATATGTCTAGTGAAATCCTCAATAAACTTATAGAGATTGGAATTCGTATCTGTGTGGATGATTTTGGCACAAGTTATCATTTTATTAGATATTTGCGTAAATTTTTGTTTCATACTCTCAAAATTGATCAATCTTTGATTCAAGAGTTACCAGATAATCCCCAGGAATCAGGTATAATTGCAGCTATGATTACTTTAGGTAATAGCTTTAACATGAACGTAGTAGCTCAAGGGATAGAAAAACCAGAACAATTAGCGATACTACGTCAACTAGATTGTCAGGAAATGCAGGGAAACCTATTTAGTCATCCTCTGAGTATAATAGAAGTAACAGACTTGTTGGTAAAAGGTTTAGAATTAACAAAACAATAG
- a CDS encoding EAL domain-containing protein, translated as MDNISDTQSHVLVIEEPTSRKTILLEEAAYSFGRDASNSVVLFSKKVSRHHATLLRRTDQSNNCYSFWIIDGNLEGERSKNGVFVNDKRSLVQSLKHDDVIIMADVKLTYYITNNLSEFLMIQAGDYNHKTTKKEEASQIRESSKETYVKEITSIGENALVKLASFPELSPNPIIEIDWQGRITYLNPTALATFPNIENIQIKHPILAGLTENIQQRQGSLFVREVRIDPDCFEQYVHYLPEEKLIRSYIFNFTKRKGIEASLRESKKIYHQLVKQSSDGICIIDYEHQTLIEANNSYCELLGYTPEESLNLKLKDIWVLEDSELKQDVRTTISTKLDRVLELPHRKKDDEIIKLETNLSFTNFGKRQIICCSVTKVNSSTEVTEGNLLYHKITNLASKALFDELLATTLANCKRNKQLTALLMLEIDHYAQIESSLGVEKVELLLQDIAKRLRSCLRAGDSIAHPQDNQFYVLLVDFNQIKDSAKVAQRLLDVLRPPFEIDKQRIYISVGIGISISENQDQPTLFNHAQIALNRSRQKGNNNYQFYQANLTTEINRLLRLETLLEEAITKEEFLLYYQPRVNIKTKKITAVEALLRWQHPEFGLITPERFLPIAEEVGLMIPIGEWVIKKACQQNRNWQQLGLESFPIAVNISAKQFQQPDLVPRIAEIISKIGLDSQCLELELTEKVIIANLDYSRQKLAELRNLGLSLALDDFNPMSSSVGYLRQFPLDSIKIHQSFLAQLTEASSGLSAVASTIAMGKEFNLKIIVEGVETTEQLKLLKSLDCEQMQGYLFSPAVSYENIYEFLTNPESLIPG; from the coding sequence ATGGATAATATCTCTGATACACAATCTCATGTTTTAGTAATAGAAGAACCCACATCACGTAAAACTATCTTATTAGAAGAAGCAGCCTATTCCTTTGGGAGAGATGCTAGTAACTCCGTAGTTTTATTTTCTAAAAAAGTATCTCGTCATCACGCTACCTTATTGCGAAGAACAGACCAAAGTAACAATTGTTACTCTTTTTGGATTATTGATGGAAATCTAGAGGGAGAAAGAAGTAAAAATGGTGTATTTGTTAATGATAAAAGAAGCTTAGTACAAAGCTTAAAACATGATGATGTGATTATTATGGCAGATGTTAAATTAACCTATTATATCACCAATAATCTGTCAGAATTTTTAATGATTCAAGCGGGAGACTATAATCATAAAACAACCAAAAAAGAAGAAGCAAGTCAAATTAGAGAAAGTAGCAAAGAAACTTATGTTAAAGAAATAACTAGTATTGGGGAGAATGCCCTAGTTAAACTAGCATCATTTCCTGAATTAAGTCCTAATCCGATTATAGAAATTGATTGGCAAGGGAGAATAACTTATCTTAATCCCACAGCCTTGGCAACATTTCCTAATATTGAAAATATCCAAATCAAACATCCAATTTTAGCTGGATTAACTGAAAATATTCAACAACGTCAAGGTAGTTTATTCGTAAGAGAAGTAAGAATAGATCCAGATTGTTTTGAACAATATGTACATTACTTACCCGAAGAAAAATTAATTAGAAGTTATATATTCAACTTTACTAAGCGGAAAGGAATCGAAGCAAGTCTCAGAGAAAGCAAAAAAATCTATCACCAGTTAGTTAAACAGAGTTCTGATGGAATTTGTATCATAGATTATGAACATCAAACCTTGATAGAAGCTAATAACTCCTATTGTGAATTATTGGGTTATACTCCCGAAGAAAGCTTGAATTTAAAGCTTAAAGATATTTGGGTATTAGAAGATTCAGAACTTAAACAAGACGTCAGAACTACTATTAGTACCAAACTAGATAGAGTGCTAGAATTACCCCATAGAAAAAAAGACGACGAGATTATTAAATTAGAGACAAACTTAAGCTTTACTAACTTCGGCAAAAGACAAATAATCTGTTGTTCAGTGACTAAAGTAAATAGTTCAACAGAAGTAACAGAAGGAAATCTTCTCTATCATAAAATTACTAATCTAGCTAGTAAAGCTCTCTTTGATGAATTGTTAGCGACTACCTTAGCTAATTGTAAAAGAAATAAACAACTCACAGCTTTATTGATGCTAGAAATAGATCACTATGCGCAGATAGAGTCTTCATTAGGAGTAGAAAAAGTCGAATTATTATTACAAGATATAGCCAAAAGATTGCGTTCTTGTTTAAGAGCAGGAGACAGTATAGCTCATCCCCAAGATAATCAATTTTACGTACTGTTGGTAGATTTTAATCAAATCAAAGATAGCGCCAAAGTAGCCCAAAGATTATTAGACGTATTGAGACCACCTTTTGAAATAGATAAACAACGCATTTATATAAGTGTGGGAATTGGTATATCTATATCTGAAAATCAAGATCAACCTACCCTATTTAATCACGCTCAAATAGCCTTAAATCGCTCTCGTCAAAAAGGCAATAATAACTATCAATTTTATCAAGCTAATCTTACCACAGAAATCAATAGATTACTAAGATTAGAAACATTATTAGAAGAAGCAATTACTAAAGAAGAATTCTTACTCTATTACCAACCAAGAGTAAATATTAAAACTAAAAAAATTACCGCAGTAGAAGCCTTATTACGTTGGCAACATCCAGAATTTGGCTTAATTACTCCCGAAAGATTCTTACCAATCGCTGAAGAAGTCGGTTTAATGATTCCTATAGGAGAATGGGTAATCAAAAAAGCTTGTCAACAAAATCGAAATTGGCAACAATTGGGTTTAGAATCCTTTCCCATTGCGGTAAACATCTCAGCTAAACAATTTCAACAACCAGATTTAGTACCCAGAATCGCTGAGATCATCAGTAAAATAGGTTTAGATAGTCAATGTTTAGAGCTAGAATTAACCGAAAAAGTAATCATCGCTAATCTAGACTACTCCCGTCAAAAACTAGCAGAATTACGTAATTTAGGATTATCTTTAGCTCTAGATGATTTTAACCCAATGTCGTCTTCAGTAGGTTATCTTAGACAGTTTCCCCTAGATAGTATCAAAATTCATCAATCTTTTCTGGCACAATTAACAGAAGCATCCTCTGGTTTAAGTGCAGTAGCTTCAACAATAGCCATGGGAAAAGAATTTAACCTTAAAATTATTGTAGAGGGAGTAGAGACCACAGAACAGTTAAAATTATTAAAAAGCCTCGATTGTGAACAGATGCAAGGCTACTTATTTAGCCCGGCTGTAAGTTACGAAAATATTTACGAATTTTTGACTAATCCAGAGTCTCTAATTCCAGGTTAA
- a CDS encoding EAL domain-containing protein, producing MNNLPFRHILVIEDEKSRRIVSLEETIYSIGRDASNAIVIYDRQVSRFHATLMREEDTANQQTGYKVIDGDLRGNISTNGIVVNGKPSLSHTLKHGDVVRFGEKAKALYYILSDPSVISLFKNNEEIGEIDDSDNETAQQEAIINQENYKTTLTSEKDLEEMSQRELIRLASFPELSPNPIIEINWSGEITYLNPAASLKFKDVNQLRAQHPILSGLTNNCQSKHGSLFVREVKIGLEVFEQYVHYLSENKLIRSYIFDFTKRKQVEAALRESEQLYRTVVRQSFEGIFLVDAQTHKILEANQSYCELVGYSLEEILGMSLEDIVVFGTEINGENLKTYLIEKQDTIVESVHCCKDKSSITVGLSVSFINSRIREIFCFAVHRATDQKLLKQEKRDELTGLFNLSFITDHWKLIFTNAEKYERQIALILLDIQRFEEINRLFGETVGDNCLAEIGKRLKICEEYGAIAVRCHEDNFAILLPTINNFNDVGKLAQLLLDNLRQPIHVPREDSQPLVKDSQEIKLNFSLGIGIYPTDAQDFDNLWRNTETALQRSQETGSNNYQFYSASMTSRANRQVRLESLLQGAISAQGLYLAYQPIVNIQSGMITGMEALLRWRDLELQRVPPATLIALAEEMEIINPIGEWVLKAACLQNYVWQQNGISNIPVSVNLSSKQLQTNNLAPTIARILQSTKLEPHWLELEITEEAIVENSETIFKVLRDILQMGVQISIDGFGGSHCSLTFLKKFPFHTLKVHPSFIKELEDNPKDTSIISAIVSLGQSFNMRVVAKGVEKIQQLKLLRKLQCHEMQGYLFSEPLNAEDATNVLRRGNVNYLIP from the coding sequence ATGAATAATTTACCCTTTCGCCATATTCTCGTCATTGAAGATGAAAAATCCAGAAGGATTGTCTCTTTAGAAGAGACTATTTATTCTATAGGGCGTGATGCAAGTAATGCGATCGTCATTTATGATCGCCAAGTATCTCGCTTTCACGCAACATTGATGCGAGAGGAAGATACAGCCAATCAACAAACTGGTTATAAAGTCATTGACGGGGATTTACGAGGGAATATCAGCACTAATGGAATCGTAGTCAACGGGAAACCGAGTCTCTCTCACACCCTTAAACATGGGGATGTAGTGCGTTTTGGCGAAAAAGCCAAAGCTTTATATTATATTCTCTCAGATCCTTCGGTGATTAGTTTATTTAAAAACAACGAAGAAATAGGAGAAATAGATGATTCAGACAACGAAACAGCACAACAAGAAGCCATAATCAATCAAGAAAATTATAAAACAACTCTCACTTCAGAAAAAGATTTAGAAGAAATGAGTCAGAGAGAGTTGATTAGGTTAGCTTCTTTTCCAGAATTAAGCCCCAATCCCATTATAGAGATAAATTGGTCTGGAGAAATAACCTATCTCAACCCCGCAGCAAGTTTAAAATTTAAAGATGTTAATCAATTAAGAGCACAACACCCCATACTATCAGGCTTGACCAATAATTGTCAAAGTAAACACGGTAGTTTATTCGTTAGAGAAGTTAAAATAGGTCTAGAAGTATTTGAACAATACGTTCATTATCTCTCGGAAAATAAATTAATCAGAAGTTATATCTTTGACTTTACTAAACGTAAACAAGTAGAAGCAGCATTAAGAGAAAGCGAACAATTATATCGTACAGTAGTGCGTCAAAGTTTTGAAGGAATATTTCTAGTAGATGCTCAAACTCATAAAATACTAGAAGCTAACCAAAGTTATTGCGAGTTAGTAGGTTATTCCCTAGAAGAAATTTTAGGAATGAGTTTAGAAGATATCGTAGTTTTTGGTACAGAAATTAATGGGGAAAACCTCAAAACCTATTTAATAGAAAAACAAGATACAATCGTTGAATCAGTCCACTGTTGTAAAGATAAATCATCCATAACAGTAGGATTAAGCGTTAGTTTTATCAACTCAAGAATTAGAGAAATATTCTGTTTTGCTGTACATCGAGCCACAGACCAAAAATTATTAAAACAAGAAAAAAGAGACGAATTAACAGGATTATTTAATCTGAGTTTTATAACAGACCATTGGAAATTAATATTTACTAACGCCGAAAAATATGAACGTCAAATAGCCTTAATATTATTAGATATACAGCGTTTTGAGGAAATAAATCGTCTATTTGGGGAAACAGTAGGAGATAATTGTCTGGCTGAAATAGGTAAAAGATTAAAAATATGTGAGGAATATGGAGCGATCGCTGTACGTTGTCATGAAGATAACTTCGCCATTTTATTACCAACTATAAACAACTTTAACGACGTCGGCAAACTAGCTCAACTATTGCTAGATAACTTGAGACAACCAATCCATGTTCCCCGAGAAGATAGTCAACCCCTGGTTAAAGATTCCCAAGAAATTAAACTAAACTTTAGCCTAGGTATAGGTATTTATCCCACCGACGCCCAAGATTTTGACAACCTCTGGCGTAATACAGAAACCGCTTTACAACGTAGTCAAGAAACAGGAAGCAATAACTATCAATTCTATAGCGCTAGTATGACTTCTAGGGCTAATCGTCAAGTCAGATTAGAAAGTTTACTACAAGGAGCAATCTCAGCACAAGGATTATATTTAGCTTATCAACCCATTGTCAATATTCAATCAGGGATGATTACAGGAATGGAAGCACTCTTACGATGGCGAGATCTAGAGCTACAAAGAGTACCACCTGCGACATTAATCGCTCTAGCAGAAGAAATGGAGATAATCAACCCTATCGGGGAATGGGTGCTCAAAGCCGCTTGCTTGCAGAATTATGTTTGGCAACAAAATGGTATCAGCAATATTCCAGTTAGTGTCAATCTCTCCTCTAAACAACTGCAAACCAACAATTTAGCCCCTACTATTGCTCGTATCTTACAAAGCACTAAATTAGAGCCACACTGGTTAGAATTGGAAATCACCGAAGAAGCGATCGTGGAAAATAGCGAGACAATCTTTAAAGTATTGCGCGATATTCTGCAGATGGGAGTACAAATCTCTATCGATGGTTTTGGTGGTAGTCATTGCTCCCTCACCTTCTTAAAAAAATTCCCCTTCCACACTTTAAAAGTACACCCATCCTTCATCAAAGAATTAGAAGATAACCCCAAAGATACCAGTATTATCTCAGCCATTGTCAGTCTAGGTCAAAGTTTTAACATGAGAGTTGTTGCTAAAGGAGTAGAGAAAATCCAACAATTAAAATTATTACGTAAACTGCAATGTCACGAAATGCAAGGCTATCTCTTTAGTGAGCCCCTCAACGCAGAAGATGCTACTAACGTACTGAGAAGAGGTAATGTTAATTATTTAATTCCTTAA
- a CDS encoding calcium-binding protein: MGGNDIIYGLSGDDTIYGGSGSLVFSENNTLYSRSLSGNDMLFGGDGNDVLYGEAGNDVLYGENGDDYLNGGIGYDTLIGGPGADRFVFGTGRGFSDLGVDIIHDFSRLEGDKIVLHRSDFAALPIWTNSLSYWDFAYVASDRLAELSNALITYNRTNGKLFYNPNRNASGFASNWDDGGHFATLLGNPSLIASDLIVAH; this comes from the coding sequence ATGGGCGGGAATGATATTATCTACGGTCTTAGTGGTGACGACACCATCTATGGAGGAAGCGGCTCTCTTGTGTTTTCCGAAAACAATACGCTTTATTCACGTTCCTTATCCGGCAACGACATGCTTTTTGGTGGAGATGGAAATGATGTACTCTATGGAGAAGCAGGAAATGATGTCCTCTATGGGGAGAATGGAGATGATTACCTCAATGGGGGCATAGGGTATGATACCCTGATTGGTGGACCTGGCGCTGATAGATTTGTTTTTGGTACAGGTAGAGGTTTTAGCGATCTAGGTGTAGATATTATTCATGATTTTAGTCGTTTAGAAGGGGATAAAATCGTCTTACACAGAAGTGATTTTGCTGCTTTACCAATTTGGACAAATAGTCTAAGTTATTGGGATTTTGCTTATGTTGCTAGCGATCGCTTAGCTGAATTGAGTAATGCTTTAATTACCTACAATAGAACTAATGGGAAATTATTTTACAATCCCAATCGTAATGCTTCTGGCTTTGCTTCTAATTGGGATGATGGTGGTCATTTCGCGACTCTTTTAGGTAACCCTTCTTTAATTGCTTCTGATCTTATAGTTGCACATTAA
- a CDS encoding calcium-binding protein → MTKVTYGTNGNDRLTGTEKRGWGIIRHGRDRIFGLGGNDIIFGLSGNDTLYGGDGYGTFSGNDTLYGGDGDDVLYGEGGNDLLFGENGNDVLYGGPGNDVLYGGNGNDTLYGEGDNDRLFGQNGNDVLYGGLGNDSLWGGDGNDVLHGERGNDFLFGENGNDTLWGGDGDDTLLGGGGNDYLNGGRGNDTLIGGPGADRFAFGVGRSFSRFNLGVDTISDFRYLERDKIVLHRSDFTALPISTNGLSSGDFASVTSDRLAELSNALITYNRTNGKLFYNPNRNAFGFASNSDAGGHFATLSGNPPLIASDLIVAH, encoded by the coding sequence ATGACTAAGGTAACTTACGGAACAAATGGCAACGATCGCCTAACAGGAACAGAAAAAAGAGGATGGGGGATTATTCGTCATGGGAGAGACAGAATATTTGGTCTAGGTGGGAATGATATTATTTTCGGTCTCAGCGGTAATGACACTCTCTACGGGGGAGACGGTTATGGGACTTTTTCTGGAAACGATACTCTCTATGGTGGAGATGGAGATGATGTCCTTTATGGAGAGGGAGGAAATGACCTACTCTTTGGAGAGAATGGCAATGATGTTCTTTATGGAGGTCCAGGAAATGATGTTCTCTATGGTGGAAATGGAAATGATACCCTTTATGGAGAGGGAGACAATGACCGACTCTTTGGACAGAATGGCAATGATGTTCTCTATGGTGGTTTAGGAAATGATAGCCTTTGGGGGGGTGATGGAAATGATGTCCTTCATGGAGAGAGAGGAAATGACTTCCTTTTTGGAGAGAATGGAAATGATACCCTTTGGGGGGGTGATGGAGATGATACCCTTTTGGGAGGTGGTGGAAATGATTATCTCAATGGAGGAAGAGGAAATGATACACTGATTGGTGGACCTGGCGCTGATCGATTTGCTTTCGGTGTAGGGAGAAGTTTTAGTCGCTTTAATTTAGGTGTAGATACTATTAGTGATTTTCGTTATCTGGAAAGGGATAAAATCGTCTTACACAGAAGTGATTTTACTGCTTTACCAATTTCGACAAATGGTCTGAGTTCTGGGGATTTTGCTTCTGTTACTAGCGATCGCCTAGCTGAATTGAGTAATGCTTTGATTACCTACAATAGAACTAATGGGAAATTATTTTACAATCCCAATCGTAATGCTTTTGGCTTTGCTTCTAATTCTGATGCTGGTGGTCACTTTGCGACTCTTTCTGGTAACCCTCCTTTAATAGCTTCTGATCTTATAGTTGCACATTAA
- a CDS encoding fatty-acid synthase: protein MPAKDIYHDTVKNALIKDGWTITDDPLKLTIGSRSLYIDLGAEKLIGAQKGAQKIAVEIKSFISPSPIKDLENALGQYILYQNILQTIDVERMLYLAIREEVYNDLFTEPIGQLLLNNKQIKLIIFNSDKQELKAWIN from the coding sequence ATGCCTGCCAAGGATATTTATCATGACACAGTAAAAAATGCTTTAATTAAGGATGGATGGACAATTACAGATGATCCGCTAAAACTAACCATTGGTAGCCGTTCTTTGTATATAGATTTGGGGGCAGAAAAACTAATTGGTGCCCAAAAAGGAGCACAAAAAATAGCAGTAGAAATTAAAAGTTTTATTAGTCCGTCACCAATTAAGGATTTAGAAAATGCTCTCGGTCAATATATTCTGTATCAAAATATTCTTCAAACTATAGATGTAGAAAGGATGTTATATTTAGCGATTAGAGAAGAAGTTTATAACGATTTATTTACCGAACCGATAGGTCAGTTACTATTAAATAATAAGCAAATAAAATTAATTATATTCAATTCAGATAAGCAGGAGTTAAAGGCATGGATAAATTAA
- a CDS encoding XisI protein, with protein sequence MDKLTQYRQIIKDTLQEYAAIPFSYGEIKQQIFIDKEENNFFLFNVGWHNKKRIHGCVVHIQIINNKIWIQQDGIEDGIANDFLKAGIPKSDIVLAFHPRDIRKLTEFAVS encoded by the coding sequence ATGGATAAATTAACTCAATATCGGCAAATAATCAAAGATACTTTACAGGAGTATGCTGCTATTCCCTTTAGTTATGGGGAAATAAAACAACAGATTTTTATTGATAAAGAAGAAAACAACTTTTTCCTGTTTAATGTAGGTTGGCATAACAAAAAGCGCATTCATGGTTGTGTAGTTCATATCCAAATTATTAATAATAAAATCTGGATTCAACAAGATGGTATTGAAGATGGAATCGCCAATGATTTCTTAAAAGCAGGTATTCCTAAAAGTGATATTGTTTTAGCTTTTCATCCTCGGGATATTCGGAAATTAACTGAGTTTGCTGTTAGTTAA